The sequence TCCTCTGCTCTCTTCCCGGCGACGACGACGATCATccacgtcctcttctctcttcccggcgacgacgacgatcatccacgtcctcttctcttcccggCGACGTCGACAACGATccacgtcctcttctctcttcccggcgacgacgacgacgatccacgtcctcttctctcttcccggcGACGACGACGTccacgtcctcttctctcttcccggcGACGACGATCcatgtcctcttctctcttcccggcgacgacgacgacgacgatccacgtcctcttctctcttcccggcGACGACGATCcatgtcctcttctctcttcccgacgacgacgacgacgacgatgtccacgtcctcttccctcttcccggcgacgacgacgacccacgtcctcttccctcttcccggcgacgacgacgacgacccacgtcctctctcttctcggcgacgacgacgacccacgtcctcttctctcttcccggcGACGACGACCACGACccacgtcctcttctctcttcccggcGACGACGACCACGACccacgtcctcttctctcttcccggcGACGACGACCACGACccacgtcctcttctctcttcccggcgacgacgacgacgacccacgtcctcttctctcttcccggcgacgacgacgacgacccacgtcctcttctcttcccggcgacgacgacgacgacgacccacgtcctcttctctcttcccggcAACGACGGCGATCCACGTCTTCTCTcttcccgacgacgacgacgatccacgtcctcttctctcttcccgacgacgacgacgacgacccacgtcctcttctctcttcccggcgacgacgacgacgacccacgtcctcttctctcttcccggcgacggcgacgacgacccacgtcctcttctctcttcccggcgacgacgacgacgatccacgtcctcttctctcttcccggcgacgacgacgatccacgtcctcttctcttcccggcgacgacgacgacccacgtcctcttctctcttcccgacGACGACGTTCCACGTCCTATTCTCTTCCCGACGATGACGACGATCCACGTACCTTCCATCTCGCCCTATTCCTTGAAATATATCAAAAGCTAGTA is a genomic window of Penaeus vannamei isolate JL-2024 chromosome 14, ASM4276789v1, whole genome shotgun sequence containing:
- the LOC113823671 gene encoding uncharacterized protein, translated to MRILVVAVTLKKNLAMPPLYREEGWDVVQRRFLQPSPLVAVFAEKKGIGRDGRYVDRRHRREENRTWNVVVGKREEDVGRRRRREEKRTWIVVVAGKREEDVDRRRRRREERRGRGSSSPSPGREKRTWVVVVVAGKREEDVGRRRRRREERRGRGSSSSSGREKTWIAVVAGKREEDVGRRRRRRREEKRTWVVVVVAGKREEDVGRRRRRREERRGRGSWSSSPGREKRTWVVVVVAGKREEDVGRGRRRREERRGRGSSSSPRRERTWVVVVVAGKREEDVGRRRRREEGRGRGHRRRRRRREERRGHGSSSPGREKRTWIVVVVVAGKREEDVDRRRRRREERRGRGSLSTSPGREEDVDDRRRRREERRGRG